A genomic region of Nitrospira sp. contains the following coding sequences:
- a CDS encoding response regulator — protein MNSDQATDNRRVLVIDDNTNIHEDFRKILMPLADSDSLAHARAALFGEVPTLPSQIRYELDFASQGREGFGLAQNAYQRGNPYAVAFVDMRMPPGWDGLETIEHLWYADPDVQIVICSAYSDHPWEDVSRRIGDTDKLLILMKPFNSIEVVQLANALTKKWNLARAVKLQIDSLAFSVSQRTAELREANERLQANIVSRAADRLPAPSRSDLEETFRQKEEFLAIMSHEILTPMNELVRKVQLLLDSPLSPGQREHASTLQRCAQDLLSLINDMHVFMAGGREETQT, from the coding sequence ATGAACAGTGATCAGGCTACGGACAATCGGCGCGTTCTCGTCATTGACGACAACACGAACATCCATGAAGACTTCCGTAAGATCCTGATGCCGCTGGCCGATTCCGATTCATTGGCTCACGCTCGGGCAGCCTTGTTTGGAGAGGTTCCGACACTTCCATCACAAATACGCTATGAGCTGGACTTCGCGAGCCAGGGGCGTGAGGGCTTCGGTCTGGCTCAGAATGCTTATCAAAGAGGGAATCCCTATGCGGTGGCATTTGTGGACATGCGGATGCCGCCGGGATGGGATGGACTCGAGACCATCGAGCATCTGTGGTATGCCGATCCTGATGTTCAAATCGTGATTTGTTCCGCGTATTCTGATCATCCATGGGAAGATGTGAGTCGTCGTATCGGAGACACCGACAAGCTGCTCATTCTGATGAAGCCCTTCAACAGCATCGAGGTTGTTCAACTCGCGAACGCGCTGACGAAGAAATGGAATCTGGCACGCGCTGTCAAACTGCAGATTGACAGTCTTGCGTTCAGCGTGAGTCAACGAACAGCCGAGTTGCGGGAGGCGAATGAGCGTCTGCAAGCAAATATTGTCAGTCGGGCTGCGGACAGACTGCCAGCTCCTTCTCGGAGCGATCTTGAGGAGACCTTCCGTCAAAAGGAAGAATTTCTCGCGATTATGAGCCATGAAATTCTGACCCCCATGAATGAACTCGTCAGGAAAGTGCAGCTTCTGCTTGATAGTCCGCTGAGTCCAGGCCAGCGTGAGCATGCGTCGACACTCCAACGGTGTGCACAGGACCTCCTTTCCCTCATCAATGATATGCATGTGTTCATGGCGGGTGGAAGAGAAGAAACTCAGACCTAA